A stretch of the Aegilops tauschii subsp. strangulata cultivar AL8/78 chromosome 4, Aet v6.0, whole genome shotgun sequence genome encodes the following:
- the LOC109787598 gene encoding glycolipid transfer protein 3-like produces MFRDYKYLHATDSLKYASLTVMVTKEVVEGTSKKTNSCTRAIIWLTRSVNFSTHLLEGLVKNSESSLQEMVEEAYKSTLKPFHGWISSAAYKVALRLIPERDIFIQLLMGSCQDPGYFGEDVMVLVSIVQPLLEEINAILVGVPHYAHAHILNETVTALH; encoded by the exons ATGTTCAG AGATTACAAGTATCTCCATGCAACAGACTCTTTGAAATACGCGAGCTTGACGGTGATGGTGACGAAGGAAGTGGTGGAAGGGACCTCAAAGAAGACCAATAGTTGCACCAGGGCAATTATCTGGTTGACCAG GTCGGTGAATTTCTCGACACATTTGCTGGAGGGATTAGTGAAGAACTCAGAGTCAAGCCTGCAAGAGATGGTGGAAGAAGCATACAAGAGCACCCTCAAGCCGTTCCATGGATGGATCTCATCAGCTGCTTACAAG GTAGCATTGCGTCTTATTCCGGAAAGAGACATCTTCATTCAGTTGCTGATGGGGAGCTGCCAGGATCCTGGGTATTTTGGTGAAGATGTCATGGTCTTGGTTTCCATTGTACAACCTCTGCTAGAGGAGATAAATGCCATTTTGGTCGGTGTTCCCCATTATGCACACGCACACATTCTTAATGAAACAGTCACTGCATTGCACTGA